GAAAAGCTATGGTTATGAACAGAAAGAACtgttcaaaattatataaattaacaatttaatattatatgcaTATAAAACTCAGCAATAACACAGACAACACTGATGCCCAAAACAAGTGTTTTTGCGCAATACTATGCGTTACTTGCGCAATGCTATGCATTATTTGCGCTTCTTAGCGCAATGCTATGcgctaattatttttattgtaccgCAAGTAACTATAAGATAAGCTATAATTTGATATACTATTCcaaagaaaataatacaattacttTTCAGACAAGCTATTAAAATATACCAAAATTTATGATCCTGAGAATACGAAGATGTCTTTTACAAAAGGATACATTTCCGGATAAGCCTGCTTCAGCATCTCCAGGTCATCATGGACCGGGTAGCAGCTGTGGTAGTCCTTGATGAGCAGCCTCTCCGAGAGCCCGTCCATCATCACCGCTAGGTAGTCTTCTATGTGGCTTGCTATACTGCCtctgtaaaaaaacaaatcatttcATTACATTAGTTCTTGAGACTTTTAATTGGGTACATTGGTACGCCAACCAGGCAAAAATGTCGGGGATAGTGTAAACAGTTTTTATACCAGTAAATTATCACATATTATGAGGATTCTCCTGAATAAGtgactaacctccccactcagagacatttaatgattacttaagtcactccttagtgacagaatGTCATACAAATTCTTCACTAAGGAGTGAATGTTATAATTGACAGATTTAACTCCAGTGACTGGATGAATTTGCAAAACTTAGCATATTGTTTTAACTAAACTGTTAGTACAGCATTGTAAACTTTTTTAGTTAGGTAACGTAATCATTATTATAGTTGAACCACTTTGCAGATATCAGTCACCAagagatataataaatatacacgggttcgaattgagaacctgcttcctttgggaagtcggtttataATCAGGTAAAATCGATgatgatgtggctctttcctcaaaaggccattccagaccgcgtacatggtgacactcacacctaatattatttgatttataacatgtttggactttaaaagagactaacgcggtgtcctgcgtgagcgacgaacgcgacgcgacgcgacgcgacacgacgcgacgtaatgcgacgcgatgctatacgcgacagatgtcctacgtgattttggtcattacttctcaaatcatggagaagttgtgttacaattttgcttgaaagttcatatttaaagtacagacagcaacaatcttccaacttgtttgtactaataaacgatttctttaatatttatgtttttttgtcccacaacaatcaacgcttctgaatagttcgcggtgtcgcgtctggtcgccctcaaaacaagtacgcgttacgtcgcgtctcgccgcagactgtcacataggccgcatgtagggaattcctttgagttgatcgcgttcgtcgcgttcgcagcgtcgcgtcgcgtcgcgttcgtcgctcacgcaggacaccgcgtatgacccttgagtttgtttcggcatttcttctcagggatcagtcattaggaaatgccgacctcagcgttcttaaaaatgacgtgtaaaagtgattttatgtccaacttgcaaaataaacgatttcatttcatttcaatctTCATCAACAATTATATAATAAGTCATGcttttgattaaataattatgagttATTTAATCAAAAGCATGActtttgattgatttgattgcAACAAAGTAGAATACTCACTCCCCACTAAAGATAGCACTCTTATACGCCGCTAGTACCTCTCTAAATATATCGATAAGTTCCGCTCTAGCCATGTCGATGTATCCCTCTACTTCGGTAAACGTCACACTGGTCTGATTACCCGTCTCTTCTAGTTTTTCATATAATAGAGGTATTCCGTATTCGTAAAGTTGGACTATACTGAAACAAAAGTTATATTAAGTTAGAGCTTCATTTAACAACTAGCTGTTGCCTGTGTCCCGTGATTTACTTTCTGTACCTGGACCAAATAGTCTCccagcagtgaaagaattttctaataaaaatttgtgttgtTGGACAAAATTCAGTCGAAGAGagtttacaatttaaaaaaagtacctggagaatgcatatttatgtaaaagcaatgttttttttcttttcatattcgACAACGGGAATTCAACAATTAGGTTAACATCAACACTGATATTTAATTACCGAAAACATCAATCATTTCattttcctaaataaatatgtgaataaaaagtaggtatacatattgTCACTCACCTAATAACAAAATTCGTTTTCCTAAATATAGTTACACTCTTAGGGTAGACTTCTAAAAATATCCTCATAGTCATACTGGTATCCAATAGATGTATCACTAGATCCCTTAATATTTCGAAGGTCAGTTTGTCAGTACCCTTCGAACTGGACGGACGTCTGATTTCAGAGAAACCTTTGAAAGTTTCTGGAAGATTCGGCGGTTCCTCGCTATCATAGTCTTTATTTACTTGTAGGATTATGTATTTGAAGGCCTGGAAGGTAGAaagttggtaattttattttattggtatgttggtggttttatttcaaaaaattgAGATAGCTTGACATATTTTAGGTCATTTATTAATGTAACTTTGTATAGTAAACAAAAGACTTGTaccaaataagtataaaaacagTTGattgttcaataaaattatgtaaacatGAACATCTGAACATCAGACCATCTCAGTTTGTCTAGTCATCTGAGTGTTTTCTAAGAACAGTTATCGCAAAGCTTACATTGTCTcataaatgtgaattatttcGCTGGCGCCAAACCTATTTCAATagcgtttgaaataagtagccTATAAAGAGCTTCtaataatgtttacaaaataataagtacttaaaattaaaaatcgcACGGTAATGTCATCAAAGGTATGCTAATGCTGTAATTCTATAATCACCTTTAAGACCACTGGCGCaaattaaagaatatttaaaataattgcttaAAGTACTCTTACCTCTTTAACAAACGCCACCGCAGCCACAGCATCGCCCTCATACCTCGGCTGCAGCCCGAACACACACTCCAGCACCCTCCCCACATGTCGGCCATTGTCTACCCCGTATGTTAAACATAAGTCCCATATTATAGGTATGGTGAATATAAACTTATTGTAGATTATGTCCCCCATATATTCTTTGGTCATCCATTGTGACTGAAACAATGAGTTttgttaaagtattttttttttaaatcaatgatTAATTTTCAGTTACTATCTCTATatgtatacctttttttttaaagacctcAAAAATCAacatccctcccgctgtgggttagcagcggagagggagtgtcaggctcttactgactaaaaaccgtcgtgttccgtcgtaggccttttatgtaccagggccgcggtaactcgcgcgaacaatacCGAGGCCCGACACATATGTATACCTACTGCTATGCTATGACAGTGAGTACTACTGTTTTAACTGGAgggactacctatctgacctcaaccgaGTTACACAGGCAATTCTATGAACattggcaagactggttgtcaaacaaactttctggctcctgactaTGTTCAAAAGATAGCAGGGACAAACCAGTCCCAGTGCTATCtttgatatgatgatgatgatgatattaccTGGCCATGAGCTCCTCTGTATTTGTAGCATTTTATCAGAAATGTTTGGGTAACAAACTAGAACTTTATTGTACTCGACAACAATGTAAATAGTTTAGGAATACTTCTAGCTAATAAAGTAACTCGGGGAATAaccaatatgttttatttttcagacttATTTTACTCGGGGAATAACCGCTTCAGTTTTACTAGTGTAGGACATCGTATCGCGAAAACAAACCGAAACGGTAACAAAGAACAATggtgaataaatatttatgaatatctAAACGGTAACATATATTCTCAGTGGGAAATACTACGCtagtataaaaagtagcttaaacTTTTGCCACATAGCACTATCTAGGCTATCTAGCACTGAAAGTATTTTTCGAATTGGTCTAGtcattcctgagattagcgcattcaagccAACAAGATatgaacaaactcttcagctttataatatcaatataaatattaacaaaaattcATACCTTATTTTCCTTATTAGTAACCAGCCTACTGAACACAACGAGCACAGCTCTGCGTATCTCCTCATACAGCTTCTGAACATCCTTGCTCTCGTGCGGTGGTATGTACGGAGGTACTGCCTCTTGGAGGAACGACACTAAGGAGTCCATGCACTGAGGGTGGTAGAGGATTGTGCTCCAAAACCTGTGGATAAGTAATGAGGgtagtttaagtttttgttctattttttgaGGTATTGTGATTCACaacattaaacataaaaaacaaacaaacatttgaattaagaacctctacttttttgggaattttgataaaaaatatgtaacagCAAGTATTATATAATACAATTAATTCTGAATCTATTTTGCAGTCCACATAATAGGtcttatgaaaaataattttaaaacttgaCATGAGCCTCTACCGCATATTAAGTGAACCATTCACCATAAATGCGGTAGTAGGATGTGTCATTTCAACTTCGAAGAGCTCTATATGCATCTacattaatagaaaaaaattatCCTTACCTATGATGTTCTAAACTTAATAACCATTTAACATCTTCAAGGAAACCCTCCATCCTGACTTTCCATGTGTCTACCGCACCCAGCACTATGGTGCTACCGGATGGTGGGCGCTCATATATTGTCATCTCACGCTTCTCCACCCAATGTGGGTCCTGTAATCACCATGAAAGTTTGTATATGGTTTTTGTGGTGCTAGATGACTTGTATACTTGGACAGATGTAATACAAATCATGATTACATTATATTTatgaagataatatttttgtgtaataaatgtttcttgaaaaatcaaaataatatttttagcttttagtGCATTTGCTTACAATTTCATTctattagaatttaattttatcttaaacCTTTTGATATGTGTCTAAATATGTTTGATACAAAGACCCTCCTGATCTTGATACACAattaaaagttcaaaataaatCCATAGAAAATTGCTTTACCTGTacttctattaaataaaattcttaaccATGGATGTTGAGATtgtataaaacatttaattgatGTTCAACAATAACAGTATCTAGCCATCCTATCATGAAATCATCCATTAAACTAAGTAATCAAAGAATACATAAGTATTAGAGTACTATAATATACTTTGATATACCTATAGTATTTTCAAGGGCACTTCAATAAAACAATGGTGTAGCTACACAGAACTGGGAAGAACCTTACCACGGCTAACACAAATGAAGAATCTACGTGTTTAAAATGTCGGCGGCATCAGCGTTAAGGCTTAAAATAGGGTGTTCCCCTACTAACCAAACATAATATCTGCTATTTCACAATATTGTGTTGTCAACAAGCCGTATAGCGTATACTCACCAACGCTTTGATTTTCTGTACAACGCCGGCATTCGTAACCGATAGTGTCAAACTTTCCACTGGCAAATTGTCGGGGTTctgtaaaaacattttaatttataaatatggaATGCATGTTCAACATCGGTCACGTACAAAACTGAAAATACTTACGGAAAATTCAACACATTTGTTTGACATTCTTTTACGCAAAAGTACTGCAATATAGAAATGGATcttcaattaaaatttacaCCCAAAGAGGTGTCCAaaagtgtataaaaataatattatatttcaggATTTCGTATCGTGAAAAATTGAAATCGTCGACGAGTCCACTTTTTGActtttattgaagtttttacCATTTGACATTGACTTGAAATTTTGTATGTCGTTCGGAAATCGGAGATAGATTGAGATCGAGATGATTAAATGCATTACAGAAATAgtttatgtactttatttatattttgtaatgatataataatatttttgtagtgaGTCCGTAATTCATCAACTTTAGTTAATAGTTATAATTGTTTACTTTATCAGTGTGCAGCAATGGCaatcttattttcttttagtcttcttatggcaatgcatattggaaatgtcaaacaaacaagaaaaacgTCGTCGCGTTCT
This genomic interval from Helicoverpa zea isolate HzStark_Cry1AcR chromosome 18, ilHelZeax1.1, whole genome shotgun sequence contains the following:
- the LOC124638645 gene encoding activating signal cointegrator 1 complex subunit 2, which produces MSNKCVEFSNPDNLPVESLTLSVTNAGVVQKIKALDPHWVEKREMTIYERPPSGSTIVLGAVDTWKVRMEGFLEDVKWLLSLEHHRFWSTILYHPQCMDSLVSFLQEAVPPYIPPHESKDVQKLYEEIRRAVLVVFSRLVTNKENKSQWMTKEYMGDIIYNKFIFTIPIIWDLCLTYGVDNGRHVGRVLECVFGLQPRYEGDAVAAVAFVKEAFKYIILQVNKDYDSEEPPNLPETFKGFSEIRRPSSSKGTDKLTFEILRDLVIHLLDTSMTMRIFLEVYPKSVTIFRKTNFVISIVQLYEYGIPLLYEKLEETGNQTSVTFTEVEGYIDMARAELIDIFREVLAAYKSAIFSGEGSIASHIEDYLAVMMDGLSERLLIKDYHSCYPVHDDLEMLKQAYPEIDTVKTDFILQAIYSNLDEPVPDLAPPPGPAHQQLTNGHADHAPATTDTEIPDNVREESLISEVKDILPHLGDGFILKCLQHYGFNAERVINSILEDNLAQPLRALDQSLPIIPEDPLDSKFLETGIARLNVFDGDQFDIMTRDDVDVSKIHVGKKRSKYKDLKDMLDDKTEVKQRVDIYSKYNLVCDEVDMYSDEYDDTYDSDGVTPSADADDARRPFVTPRALRQIDRNDAEEESDDEPEPQEDEKPSSSKSRMDFCVNPEELRARREANYQAKRGRGAAHRPAPLPRNTDVTGKPKGQGQDKDVLHNRDKKEKHKSARANHNRRSGAQWKRSQGMMPS